The following coding sequences lie in one Armatimonadia bacterium genomic window:
- the rplA gene encoding 50S ribosomal protein L1: MPKHSKRVSENLKKTSRTESYKPEEAVALAKQYANAKFDESLELHLKLGADPAKGDQTVRGTTTLPHGTGKQPKVAVFAEGDAAREAEEAGAVRVGGEDLVQAISEGWEDFDILVAQPQMMRIIGPLGRKLGPRMPSKKAGNITPDVGQAVRELMGGRLEYRMDRGGGLHAGIGKLSFTEEQLVENLLSILTTVNRARPAAVTGKFIRTAAISSTMGPGIRLDLDTLGTRIQ; the protein is encoded by the coding sequence ATGCCGAAGCATAGCAAGCGTGTGTCTGAGAACCTGAAGAAGACGAGCCGTACCGAGAGCTACAAACCCGAAGAGGCGGTCGCGCTCGCAAAGCAGTATGCGAACGCCAAGTTCGATGAGTCCTTGGAGCTCCATCTGAAGCTCGGTGCCGACCCGGCCAAGGGCGACCAGACCGTCCGAGGTACGACGACGCTGCCGCATGGCACTGGTAAGCAGCCGAAGGTCGCCGTCTTTGCCGAGGGCGATGCCGCGCGGGAGGCAGAAGAGGCCGGTGCAGTGCGTGTCGGCGGCGAGGATCTCGTCCAGGCCATCTCTGAGGGATGGGAAGACTTCGACATTCTGGTCGCGCAGCCTCAGATGATGCGTATCATCGGCCCGCTCGGTCGCAAGCTCGGCCCGAGGATGCCTTCGAAGAAGGCGGGCAACATCACCCCTGACGTAGGCCAGGCGGTTCGTGAACTGATGGGTGGGCGCCTGGAGTACCGCATGGACCGTGGCGGCGGCTTGCACGCGGGTATTGGCAAGCTGTCCTTCACCGAGGAGCAGCTGGTGGAGAACCTGTTGAGCATCCTCACCACGGTCAATCGGGCGCGGCCCGCGGCAGTCACTGGGAAGTTCATCCGCACCGCCGCGATCTCGAGCACGATGGGACCTGGAATCCGGCTGGACCTGGATACACTGGGGACGCGCATCCAGTAG
- the rplJ gene encoding 50S ribosomal protein L10 → MPTPEKEARVAELKESVAGAGGMFLAEYEGLGVDKLTSLRRKVTDAGGRIEVVKNRLLALALEGTPGEGLVKFLAGPTAVTFCGEDAFAPARAMKEFNKELTLDTQKWMIKAAFVDGRLFEGAGAQALAELPPVDQIKSSVVGAIAGPPTALLNTVNGLLSDVVYTLQAIVDKQES, encoded by the coding sequence ATGCCGACTCCCGAAAAGGAAGCGCGGGTCGCTGAACTCAAGGAGAGCGTGGCAGGGGCTGGTGGTATGTTCCTGGCCGAGTACGAAGGGTTGGGCGTGGACAAGCTCACGTCTCTGCGCCGGAAGGTGACCGACGCGGGCGGGCGGATCGAGGTAGTCAAGAACCGTCTGCTGGCACTGGCTTTGGAAGGGACGCCGGGGGAGGGTCTCGTCAAGTTCCTTGCGGGACCGACTGCGGTGACCTTCTGCGGCGAAGATGCCTTCGCTCCTGCGCGTGCGATGAAGGAGTTCAACAAGGAGCTCACTCTCGACACGCAGAAGTGGATGATCAAGGCCGCTTTCGTGGACGGACGTCTCTTCGAGGGTGCGGGCGCCCAGGCGCTGGCAGAGCTTCCGCCGGTAGACCAGATCAAGTCCTCCGTCGTGGGGGCGATTGCCGGGCCGCCGACAGCACTGCTCAACACGGTCAATGGCCTGCTGTCAGACGTTGTCTACACACTGCAGGCGATAGTCGACAAGCAGGAGAGCTAG
- the rplL gene encoding 50S ribosomal protein L7/L12 — protein MTVDEIISAINGLSVLELVELKDKLQDQWGVTAAAPIAVAAMPGAGAAAEEEEKDSFNVVLTEIGPEKIQVIKAVREVTSLGLKEAKELVESAPGAVVAEEVSKDDANAVKEKIEAAGGKVELK, from the coding sequence GTGACGGTTGACGAAATCATCAGCGCAATCAACGGTCTGAGCGTACTCGAGCTCGTCGAGCTGAAAGACAAGCTTCAGGATCAGTGGGGCGTTACCGCAGCAGCTCCGATCGCCGTGGCCGCCATGCCCGGCGCCGGGGCAGCAGCCGAAGAGGAAGAGAAGGACAGCTTCAACGTAGTCCTCACCGAGATCGGCCCGGAGAAGATCCAGGTCATCAAGGCCGTGCGCGAGGTTACCAGCCTCGGTCTCAAGGAAGCCAAGGAACTCGTCGAGTCCGCGCCGGGCGCAGTGGTCGCCGAGGAAGTCAGCAAGGACGACGCGAACGCAGTGAAGGAGAAGATCGAGGCTGCGGGTGGCAAGGTCGAACTGAAGTAG